The Bradysia coprophila strain Holo2 unplaced genomic scaffold, BU_Bcop_v1 contig_732, whole genome shotgun sequence genome has a window encoding:
- the LOC119084365 gene encoding uncharacterized protein LOC119084365 isoform X1, with the protein MDIKPYEEKLRELQGHLPFLETITNSLIGNDGKIDIYKKFIKLHKLITDTLNGDSSRMSLETIIKVDRMLKEVMKRSELKAIEPMKPAAVKIESDRASVSETPDSPSPPRHYERTSPIEIPTERSDNREIKKERDSHRYEDNRRYRSESRTDHQRPAVDKYGASRYDGGDRNRSRYDAHHERSKSRDSYRSDRREGSDSSDRYGKNDRDRDRRRYDDRDSRDNSWKKYDQRVKTERSDRYSPSSQRGSGVRPSTSGENDSHKSAFDRLGARPSSTTTVSRPSNDDGLTDAELAEMRAKTEKSFGCDSDGEEVKELRNLMEVRSKLATQMRLAESIRKKEKPTSTASSEAALNKMSLNPVHKKAGSRFEVDSLRESSSTPPNSQPKECFRKFSFAKTLAQPKRTTETVTDAHMEPKSSPINIDDDIIKKIVAQPMKPQDRIIPPAIQGMNFHDIKQALETAKQNQQNQQRLALKYNPKAKPRSEQNTPEATVQKHQQHQPDPSHPNNLQLVCVNDPRVSRARDPRVQVQQQDLRLQSFSPPSTPPCLPNPNYLPVMQPSGYKQSSYPTSNMLPAQNHFPSQQNVYHSTISPQHHLQSQSNLISITPHATPFNNHRNPHRASPVSSSDVSPPPRYQYQQPSYPEPIRNTSGIHNKFRPTLNDNVERQKYEQSRNRRSSDYFERETPQTYGEYRRSLNPTVSSTSEKSERGNSETRSATVSTSHHDKVYRSGNYATPIPSVTTQPTGSKFKIPKKSTSNTARPTPVTVSRDSKDSEDEQWNARLVRDSDDSEYEAVSNAETVVISDCETSDNIRDPRMRAQALRKTSTSSERKTKETAEKPTETAEKQNEAAETQKETAEKQNNVVTSSTSIVPESVPSGDNMEFLKHLTNPNNLLALINLVGQMSDDATFTKVKEVLEKAKESNATPTPVEENQSANLAASTTKDKVDVPKTPRKKSKNELEKLNEDIRTMFISDGVLNATGRRVCALYNNAADAKEAAGAKSNRPVKRQAKDDVSIPKEVYPEGRITRRRNTMVCHPSTQRVQRSAPRDTDVTKEQQSATPEAPKSTAPTQRNVIQESTTSTPPVQKTANVKGAKAKKQPQPEPEQVDEPPPTKRITRAQLKECNIVLEKLSPDASVESLTNLASPKKDGRGKRARNEEAVKKTGVKKAKKAKMIMKNIDPNVHSLKKIVDCPVCEKPAKLSIVNHFVTWHPDSEVYTCRLAPEVADALRNSKHVTVAEQFQPEGRCYKTFSHICYFCNVTKSLTKVFWMNHMSKHTGYYQYQCNDCSRQFAEKNKAHACKGTNNLAKIPQPQFEIRNKHTLMAYICDLCNFVRFHQADIEKHLRCEHETTDTKQFKEVVFLSFPKRQRKGHEAEEEEEEEEDVSESSDEEEIVVSSSKRRKIKADTDDKDVPDVPAKKVLRSRVLNTEAFISEPKEDDGLFDKDTMKLMKDMSFSASKDGECTARSNRAKSIAEKLSERFNSVQEDSASKLEETETKATKTEPLDPLTCDEGIPIVRVTASENCQPSEETIADTTTDVQMELKITNVTTVTDEKVSLEAVKDDNCIPPEETEEAIDESDDNWESYSSEDSDGDSAEVAEAEEPSVAIQRQPNRKNTGIIDTIARLQQSISSQGTGANVEATEKTAEAASSDENVKDEAKRGVDTKKAENKDTIEPASVDGAELSDKDKVESLTHDTAASEPMEVDTENADGCDKVKKCVSNGRSSNGNFAFNLMGTVHSVPQFGSHSYGGSSSNAAASNNDVDMVDVNKPAKILTRIDNIGYTRSPDGGVSFCCLIDNCGFESVDLTNLLYHIDDHVGVQWYGYCFTCNDQIETEQVQLMMEFRHMTTAHYQKKDENESGADKATAGGKPTFIKCKMLPGDKLSKLKEEEEIAAKAAQLITAPSTSTSATRSRFIKITNVRALTDNMKSLSAIDAKPEAKETSVTMPKETGIPTAKETGFTISKVVSLGSTSREYSDNELVSLKGWGNNPTNKLQKNCKKMLRDICLYALFKCMDINCIFTTDNADHMLTHLRNHEKNMSNEAPSWLECAYCDIVADSCTLLVKHIQDEHQSSIFQCPYCFYRSCAAFNVVVHLKLYHPKEKKSVLVCNGKPRMYATEKALIEKSRKENIRPLRCTEDCHKITYVMDHFVNHMKNSPSHTDKFKCQFCGFNTLVSETSKHLLVHSVGVYECVYCHYGINDVDSIQNHMCNTHPSKLLYICVRLTRKDRAMTDEQLSSVESTLIVLLGQTVDKGLFQRCPFTDEQLSFMDPAVSSNAMGSIAVAPSTPTPTSSNVTAAPLGLNISSVTSIPSELFANPTETITASKSGLMLNDILSYKDLERDYMHEDWDKYFATLTVPSKTVPRRKSSATQAVVELPDNKKATTSSATSRTDLVQEEIDNAAYVLVKGTGLEGPDLYRCSFSNCDERSDDIFIFNVHLLKHSQVSVGFKCYHCQVVSKNIVGLKYHIKVHGIHRYFCYFCNYTSAIVNDIQKHMQDTHSKNHVNTIPLNPKKNDQNKDMFVMCPRGLRQEELNRFGIALINRNKRQQTSSKKYYSPEDIDFLPRDPIFKTFIFCEVCNYSTQVRSNLTRHLAAHKDEKSVSKVDPVNPVPCLDTGEKHFDKMINLACSSNDTKTASAQYDSSVFIPENRRFVCNARNCQYQNISENMLMRHLTTLHPSEEHYKCPHCNVLICQKMDAEKVSLHLRMHDTRIFKCPKCMFAHYVKSAVDKHRDESHQGVVDQAILITRDETTTSLLDGQPKVSKWKCSLCNDLFATQKHIQAHIQTSHSIKFQYQCDICPEVQSNNKTTIQEHINAKHPNQSGQIKVYYKKVECVENDNTPIWRRDDPNKIKHIRGILFEEENVRTTPTKRDQFEVKKKTSQKKRSDKPVVEQNISDIGDVPVVEPEPEQTKSTDDRESNAIVIVSDEDTADLDKSNGTGKTPTSSTVSHPIPSTSKNLFESGKSLMGSSNTPIKPSQTVVRAEATSSGIKANKEPSLDKTYLCGRCCKYSDNTIALVRAHQATAHPNVQCEIFMRNTNDKVPEIKGTTKLLPDATNVSSKPKLTDCISYGCHHCIFKSQQPEIIYKHWKENHKHPKITTKNIEFPSRPFFFRIARTFQCCYCRRSSHFKDLKVHCLRSHPYESFAMINNLEPKKCALCVHEFSSADINEVIKHFKTSHKNLTSTEPDIHLTDELIDEVTSVLPREQVKCTQSNCNTVFFTMAELEEHHTLRHSGSQKEYVSIPNDPIMYGCSIFCKDTATSEPEMVAHIRSHINDYQCNFCEKRFDKLEMVKVHHEIMHDSKDETYRNVDVKEHLSKYSAMKIIFPNGLVLTKSDAKHTKYGSMDDAVKLVTEMNEKDLEVVRKRQKEHSKKEPEPNAKVAKDAKDVKEAKHVKPLVIKKKDLKRHHILDSESDSDNNPSELTATPTRTLRKKRKAYTETVVPPKSSDHKSKIDSTSNSDDNTPLKQLIPSLGSSFVRSSPRKAKPTPLVPSEPSHDSKSKVDPPSTSDDSEPLQQLVPLVNLSKKTRRSDLSKLFIDMPFGDSIVKVSCDRFSLLFNISPKLRLKRCDRLVTK; encoded by the exons ATGGACATCAAACCATATGAGGAGAAACTGCGAGAGTTGCAAGGCCATCTCCCGTTTCTGGAGACTATTACGAACAGCTTGATAGGGAACGATGGTAAAATcgatatttataaaaaattcatcaaactACACAAACTGATCACGGACACTTTGAATGGAGATag TTCTAGGATGTCGTTGGAGACAATAATAAAAGTAGATCGCATGCTCAAAGAAGTAATGAAACGATCCGAATTGAAG GCTATCGAACCAATGAAACCTGCTGCGGTAAAGATCGAAAGTGACAGAGCATCTGTATCAGAGACTCCGGACAGTCCATCTCCGCCACGGCATTATGAACGAACGTCGCCAATTGAGATTCCGACTGAACGGTCGGATAATcgtgaaattaaaaaagaaagagaCAGCCATCGATATGAAGACAATCGCCGGTACAGATCAGAATCCCGAACAGATCATCAACGGCCAGCGGTAGACAAATACGGCGCCAGTCGATATGATGGTGGCGACCGAAATCGTTCACGCTACGATGCACATCATGAACGCTCGAAAAGTCGTGATAGTTATCGCAGCGACCGTAGAGAGGGATCTGACAGTTCGGATCGTTACGGTAAAAATGATCGGGATCGCGATCGTCGCCGTTATGACGACAGAGATAGTCGGGATAATTCGTGGAAGAAATACGATCAACGTGTTAAGACTGAACGTTCGGACAGATATTCACCATCCAGTCAACGTGGTAGCGGCGTCAGACCGAGTACAAGTGGGGAAAATGATTCCCACAAATCGGCCTTTGATAGACTTGGAGCAAGACCGTCATCTACAACTACCGTTTCGAGACCATCAAATGACGATGGACTAACAGATGCTGAATTAGCGGAAATGAGAGCGAAAACCGAAAAGTCATTCGGCTGTGACTCTGACGGTGAAGAGGTCAAGGAATTACGAAATTTGATGGAGGTGCGTTCCAAGTTGGCTACTCAAATGAGATTGGCCGAAAGTATACGGAAAAAGGAGAAACCAACATCGACTGCTAGTAGTGAAGCGGCgttgaataaaatgtcactGAATCCGGTGCATAAGAAAGCTGGCTCAAGATTTGAAGTCGATTCGTTGCGGGAGAGCAGTTCAACTCCACCAAATAGCCAGCCAAAAGAATGCTTCAGAAAATTCAGTTTCGCGAAAACTCTTGCTCAGCCAAAGCGTACAACCGAAACAGTGACTGATGCTCACATGGAACCTAAATCCAGTCCCATAAACATTGACGACGATATTATCAAGAAAATCGTTGCTCAACCGATGAAACCGCAAGATCGAATTATACCGCCAGCGATCCAAGGAATGAATTTCCATGACATAAAGCAAGCGCTCGAGACGGCTAAGCAGAACCAGCAAAACCAGCAACGATTAGCGTTAAAATACAATCCCAAAGCTAAACCGCGCTCGGAGCAAAATACTCCAGAAGCCACAGTGCAAAAACATCAGCAACATCAACCAGATCCTTCACATCCGAATAATTTACAATTGGTCTGCGTTAACGATCCACGTGTGTCACGGGCACGCGATCCACGAGTGCAAGTGCAACAACAAGATTTGAGACTGCAATCTTTTTCGCCACCGTCGACACCTCCTTGCCTTCCAAACCCTAATTATCTACCGGTCATGCAACCATCAGGATACAAGCAAAGTTCATATCCAACATCGAATATGCTGCCCGCACAGAATCACTTTCCATCGCAGCAAAATGTTTACCACAGCACCATTTCACCGCAACATCATTTACAGTCGCAATCTAATCTAATATCGATTACACCGCACGCGACCCCATTCAATAATCACAGAAATCCTCATCGTGCATCACCAGTCAGTTCCAGTGACGTTTCACCGCCACCTCGATATCAATACCAACAACCATCGTATCCGGAACCGATTCGGAATACATCGGGAATTCACAACAAATTTCGTCCAACCCTCAATGACAACGTCGAACGCCAGAAATACGAACAATCGCGTAACCGACGCTCGAGCGATTATTTCGAAAGGGAAACACCGCAGACCTATGGGGAGTACAGACGAAGTCTCAATCCGACCGTTTCATCAACATCGGAAAAGTCGGAAAGAGGAAACAGTGAGACCCGATCAGCAACAGTTTCCACCTCACATCACGACAAGGTCTATCGAAGCGGTAATTATGCCACGCCCATACCTTCAGTTACAACACAGCCCACTGGCTCAAAGTTTAAGATTCCCAAAAAATCGACGAGCAACACAGCCAGGCCTACACCTGTTACAGTCAGTCGCGACTCAAAGGATTCAGAAGACGAACAATGGAATGCAAGATTGGTTAGAGATTCTGATGATTCAGAGTATGAAGCAGTCAGCAATGCTGAAACGGTTGTCATTAGCGATTGCGAAACGTCGGACAACATCAGAGATCCGAGGATGCGTGCTCAAGCTCTCAGAAAAACATCGACATCGTCTGAACGTAAAACGAAAGAGACTGCCGAAAAGCCGACAGAGACTGCAGAAAAGCAGAATGAGGCTGCCGAAACGCAGAAAGAGACTgccgaaaaacaaaacaacgtCGTCACCAGTTCGACATCGATTGTTCCAGAAAGTGTGCCCAGTGGTGACAATATGGAATTTTTAAAGCACTTGACCAATCCGAACAATTTACTTGCATTGATCAATCTAGTCGGTCAGATGTCCGATGACGCAACGTTCACAAAAGTCAAAGAAGTTCTCGAAAAGGCCAAAGAATCGAACGCAACACCCACACCAGTAGAAGAGAATCAGTCTGCAAATCTGGCCGCATCAACGACCAAGGACAAAGTGGATGTACCCAAAACACCGCGgaaaaagtccaaaaatgaACTGGAAAAACTGAACGAGGACATTCGTACCATGTTCATCAGTGATGGTGTGTTGAATGCAACGGGTCGTCGTGTCTGTGCACTTTACAATAATGCTGCTGATGCGAAGGAGGCAGCTGGTGCAAAAAGCAATAGACCTGTCAAGAGACAAGCGAAAGATGACGTTTCCATTCCAAAAGAAG TTTATCCAGAAGGTCGCATCACCAGACGACGAAATACAATGGTTTGCCACCCATCTACCCAACGAGTCCAACGATCCGCACCGCGTGATACAGATGTTACTAAAGAACAACAGTCAGCAACGCCCGAAGCACCGAAATCAACTGCCCCAACTCAACGAAATGTGATCCAAGAGTCTACAACGTCTACGCCACCAGTTCAAAAAACCGCAAATGTGAAAGGCGCTAAGGCGAAGAAACAGCCACAACCGGAACCTGAACAGGTCGACGAGCCGCCTCCTACGAAACGAATAACCCGTGCCCAGTTGAAGGAATGCAACATTGTGTTGGAGAAATTAAGTCCGGACGCGTCAGTGGAAAGTCTAACGAATTTGGCGAGCCCGAAGAAAGATGGCCGAGGGAAACGGGCGCGAAATGAAGAAGCAGTAAAGAAGACCGGTGTCAAGAAGGCGAAAAAGGCAAAGATGATTATGAAGAACATCGATCCAAACGTGCATAgcttaaagaaaattgtcgATTGTCCGGTGTGTGAAAAGCCTGCAAAGCTGTCGATAGTGAACCATTTCGTCACTTGGCATCCCGATTCGGAAGTTTACACTTGTCGACTTGCTCCAGAAGTTGCCGACGCTTTACGTAACTCGAAGCACGTCACAGTTGCGGAACAATTTCAACCGGAAGGGAGATGTTACAAGACCTTTTCTCACATTTGCTACTTCTGCAATGTGACGAAATCGTTGACGAAAGTATTCTGGATGAATCACATGTCCAAACACACCGGCTACTACCAGTACCAATGCAACGACTGCTCACGACAATTTGCCGAAAAGAACAAAGCCCACGCGTGTAAAGGCACAAACAATCTGGCAAAGATACCGCAACCGCAATTCGAAATCCGCAACAAACACACTTTAATGGCATACATATGCGACCTGTGCAATTTCGTGCGATTCCATCAAGCTGACATCGAGAAGCATTTGCGATGCGAACATGAAACGACAGATACTAAGCAATTCAAAGAAGTCGTTTTCCTATCGTTTCCGAAAAGACAGCGCAAAGGTCATGAAGcagaagaggaagaagaagaagaagaggacGTCTCCGAAAGCAGTGATGAAGAAGAAATTGTAGTTAGCTCGTCGAAACGTCGAAAAATAAAAGCCGATACCGATGACAAGGATGTGCCGGACGTGCCTGCAAAGAAGGTTCTACGATCACGAGTTTTGAACACTGAAGCATTCATTTCCGAGCCGAAGGAAGATGACGGATTGTTCGATAAAGATACCATGAAGTTAATGAAGGATATGTCCTTCAGTGCATCAAAAGATGGCGAATGCACAGCCAGATCGAATCGTGCAAAATcaattgccgaaaaactgagCGAAAGATTCAATTCGGTGCAGGAAGATAGTGCCAGCAAATTGGAAGAGACTGAGACAAAGGCGACAAAGACGGAGCCCTTGGATCCATTAACTTGTGACGAAGGCATTCCGATTGTCAGAGTAACGGCGAGTGAAAATTGTCAGCCATCGGAAGAAACTATTGCGGACACTACGACAGACGTTCAGATGGAATTGAAGATTACGAACG TCACAACAGTTACCGATGAAAAGGTTTCACTTGAAGCGGTCAAAGACGATAATTGCATTCCACCCGAAGAAACCGAAGAGGCTATCGATGAGTCGGACGATAATTGGGAATCGTATTCGAGTGAAGACAGTGACGGTGACTCCGCTGAAGTTGCTGAGGCTGAGGAACCATCGGTAGCAATACAACGTCAACCTAATCGGAAAAATACCGGCATCATCGACACGATAGCTCGTCTACAGCAATCGATTTCGTCGCAGGGGACTGGTGCCAATGTGGAAGCTACAGAAAAGACAGCCGAAGCTGCATCGAGTGACGAAAACGTTAAAGATGAAGCGAAGCGTGGAGTTGACACAAAGAAAGCAGAGAACAAAGACACAATTGAACCAGCATCGGTTGATGGTGCGGAGCTGAGCGATAAAGACAAGGTAGAGTCGTTAACACATGACACCGCAGCCAGTGAACCTATGGAAGTCGACACCGAAAATGCCGATGGATGTgataaagttaaaaaatgtgtGAGCAATGGACGGTCTTCGAACGGTAATTTTGCATTCAACTTAATGGGAACTGTCCACTCGGTTCCACAATTCGGTTCGCACAGCTACGGCGGCTCATCATCGAATGCTGCCGCTTCGAACAATGATGTTGATATGGTGGACGTAAACAAACCAGCCAAAATCCTTACTCGAATCGATAACATTGGTTACACTCGTTCACCAGATGGCGGCGTTTCTTTCTGTTGCCTGATTGATAACTGCGGTTTCGAGTCGGTCGATCTAACCAATCTTTTGTACCACATCGATGATCACGTTGGCGTTCAATGGTATGGTTACTGTTTTACGTGCAACGATCAAATCGAAACGGAACAAGTGCAGTTAATGATGGAATTCCGGCACATGACTACGGCACATTATCAGAAAAAGGATGAAAATGAGTCCGGTGCCGACAAAGCAACCGCTGGGGGAAAGCCCACATTCATCAAATGTAAGATGTTACCGGGCGACAAATTGTCCAAgttgaaagaagaagaagaaatagcGGCCAAGGCCGCACAATTGATCACTGCTCCGTCAACATCGACGTCCGCTACCAGGTCTAGATTCATAAAGATAACCAACGTTAGAGCACTGACGGATAACATGAAGTCGCTGAGTGCAATTGATGCGAAACCAGAAGCCAAAGAGACCAGCGTCACCATGCCCAAAGAAACCGGCATTCCGACTGCCAAAGAGACTGGCTTCACGATCTCCAAAGTGGTAAGCTTGGGCTCAACTAGCAGAGAATATAGCGACAATGAACTGGTGTCGTTGAAAGGATGGGGTAACAATCCAACGAACAAATTGCAAAAGAATTGCAAGAAAATGTTGCGAGACATATGTCTGTACGCGCTGTTCAAGTGCATGGACATAAACTGCATATTCACAACGGACAACGCCGATCATATGCTGACCCATTTGCGAAACCACGAAAAAAACATGTCCAACGAAGCACCGAGTTGGCTGGAGTGTGCCTACTGTGACATAGTCGCAGATTCGTGCACGTTGCTGGTTAAACACATTCAGGATGAACATCAGTCCAGCATATTCCAATGTCCGTACTGCTTCTATCGAAGTTGTGCGGCTTTCAACGTTGTCGTTCATCTAAAGCTGTACCATCCGAAGGAGAAGAAGTCGGTGCTGGTGTGCAACGGTAAACCACGGATGTATGCAACGGAAAAGGCTCTTATTGAAAAGTCGCgtaaagaaaatattcgtcCGCTGAGATGTACGGAAG ATTGTCACAAAATCACCTACGTCATGGACCATTTCGTGAATCACATGAAGAATTCGCCCTCTCATACCGACAAATTCAAATGTCAATTTTGCGGCTTCAACACTTTGGTATCTGaaacatcaaaacatttattgGTGCACAGTGTTGGCGTGTATGAATGCGTCTATTGTCACTACGGCATCAACGATGTGGATAGTATCCAAAATCATATGTGCAACACACATCCATCCAAATTGCTCTACATTTGCGTTCGGTTGACGCGCAAGGATCGTGCTATG ACCGACGAACAGCTAAGCTCCGTGGAGTCTACACTGATTGTGCTTCTTGGCCAAACGGTCGATAAAGGATTGTTCCAGCGTTGCCCATTCACCGACGAACAGTTGAGTTTCATGGATCCAGCCGTTTCATCGAATGCAATGGGATCAATTGCTGTAGCCCCATCCACTCCTACTCCAACGTCATCGAATGTGACTGCAGCACCATTGGGACTGAACATTTCGTCCGTCACCAGCATTCCCAGCGAATTATTTGCGAATCCCACGGAAACGATAACGGCATCCAAAAGTGGACTGATGCTGAATGACATCCTCAGCTACAAGGACTTGGAAAGGGATTACATGCACGAGGATTGGGACAAATACTTTGCAACGTTAACCGTTCCGTCTAAAACCGTACCGAGACGGAAATCATCGGCAACGCAAGCTGTTGTTGAATTGCCGGACAATAAGAAAGCCACCACTTCATCCGCGACTTCCAGAACAGATTTAGTGCAAGAGGAGATTGATAATGCCGCTTACGTTTTGGTTAAAGGAACAGGCCTGGAAGGACCAGATCTATATCGCTGTAGTTTTAGCAATTGTGACGAGCGCAGTGACGACATTTTCATCTTCAATGTTCACCTGCTGAAACACTCGCAAGTTTCTGTCGGATTCAAGTGCTATCACTGCCAAGTGGTGTCAAAG AACATTGTCGGCCTCAAGTATCACATCAAAGTGCATGGAATCCATCGATACTTCTGCTATTTCTGTAACTATACCAGTGCGATAGTGAACGACATTCAGAAGC ATATGCAGGACACGCACTCCAAGAATCATGTGAACACGATACCGCTGAATCCGAAGAAAAACGACCAGAACAAGGATATGTTTGTGATGTGTCCGCGTGGTTTACGCCAGGAAGAGCTAAATCGTTTTGGCATCGCCCTGATCAACCGAAACAAACGACAGCAAACGTCATCGAAGAAATACTATTCACCCGAAGACATTGACTTTCTGCCCCGCGATCCCATCTTCAAAACGTTCATTTTCTGCGAAGTTTGCAACTATTCCACACAAGTTCGTAGTAACTTGACCCGTCATCTGGCCGCCCACAAAGACGAAAAAAGTGTCTCAAAAGTGGATCCAGTCAACCCGGTGCCATGTCTGGACACCGGTGAAAAACACTTCGACAAAATGATCAACCTGGCGTGCAGTTCGAACGATACCAAAACGGCGTCGGCCCAATACGATTCGTCGGTATTCATCCCAGAAAATCGACGCTTCGTGTGCAATGCCCGAAACTGTCAATATCAAAACATCAGCGAGAATATGCTGATGCGTCACTTGACCACATTGCATCCGAGCGAGGAGCATTACAAATGTCCGCACTGTAATGTACTGATCTGCCAGAAAATGGACGCCGAAAAGGTGTCGCTTCATTTGCGGATGCACGATACGAGAATCTTCAAATGTCCGAAGTGCATGTTCGCCCATTATGTCAAGTCCGCTGTGGATAAGCACCGAGACGAATCGCATCAGGGCGTTGTCGACCAGGCCATACTGATCACACGTGACGAAACAACCACAAGCCTACTCGACGGTCAGCCGAAAGTATCGAAATGGAAGTGCAGTTTGTGCAACGATCTATTTGCCACACAGAAGCACATCCAGGCTCACATTCAGACATCACATTCGATCAAGTTTCAG TATCAATGCGACATTTGTCCCGAGGTGCAAAGCAACAACAAGACAACGATCCAAGAGCACATTAATGCGAAGCATCCGAACCAAAGCGGTCAAATCAAGGTCTACTACAAGAAGGTGGAGTGTGTCGAAAATGATAATACGCCGATTTGGCGTCGTGACGACCCCAATAAG ATAAAACACATCCGGGGAATTCTCTTCGAAGAGGAGAATGTCCGTACAACCCCCACCAAACGGGATCAATttgaggtaaaaaaaaaaacttcacaaAAGAAACGATCCGATAAACCAGTCGTCGAACAAAATATCTCAGATATTGGCGATGTTCCGGTCGTCGAACCAGAGCCCGAACAAACAAAGTCCACCGACGACAGGGAATCCAATGCCATCGTAATCGTATCTGATGAGGATACAGCCGATTTAGACAAATCCAACGGTACCGGTAAAACACCGACATCGTCAACAGTTTCCCATCCAATTCCGTCGACTTCAAAAAACTTGTTTGAGTCAGGTAAGAGTTTAATGGGCAGCAGTAACACGCCGATAAAGCCATCACAAACCGTCGTACGAGCAGAAGCAACTAGTTCCGGCATCAAAGCGAACAAGGAACCGTCCCTGGATAAAACATACCTGTGCGGACGTTGCTGTAAATATTCCGATAATACAATCGCACTTGTACGAGCGCATCAGGCTACTGCACACCCGAACGTTCAGTGTGAAATTTTCATGCGTAACACGAACGACAAAGTGCCGGAAATCAAAGGCACAACAAAACTCTTGCCTGACGCAACCAACGTTAGCTCAAAACCAAAACTTACCGACTGCATCAGTTACGGCTGCCATCACTGCATCTTCAAATCACAGCAACCTGAAATCATCTACAAGCACTGGAAGGAGAATCATAAGCATCCGAAGATCACAACCAAAAACATTGAATTCCCCAGTCGTCCGTTCTTCTTCCGCATTGCAAGGACGTTTCAATGCTGCTACTGTCGCCGCAGCAGTCACTTCAAGGATCTAAAGGTCCATTGTCTACGAAGCCATCCGTACGAATCGTTTGCCATGATCAACAATTTGGAGCCGAAAAAATGTGCGCTGTGTGTGCACGAATTTAGTAGCGCCGACATCAATGAAGTGATCAAACACTTTAAAACATCGCACAAGAATTTGACCTCAACCGAACCCGACATTCACTTGACCGATGAATTGATCGACGAAGTTACATCCGTCTTGCCGCGCGAACAAGTCAAGTGTACACAATCCAACTGCAACACCGTTTTCTTTACAATGGCAGAATTGGAGGAGCACCACACATTAAGACATTCCGGCAGCCAAAAGGAATACGTCTCCATACCCAACGATCCGATCATGTATGGCTGCTCAATCTTTTGCAAGGATACCGCGACGAGTGAACCAGAAATGGTGGCACATATTCGGAGTCACATCAACGACTATCAGTGCAATTTTTGCGAGAAACGATTCGATAAATTGGAAATGGTCAAAGTCCACCACGAAATCATGCACGACTCGAAGGACGAAACGTACCGCAATGTCGACGTTAAGGAGCATTTGAGCAAATATTCCGCAATGAAAATCATCTTTCCGAACGGTTTGGTGTTGACCAAGTCTGATGCCAAGCATACCAAGTACGGTTCGATGGACGATGCTGTGAAGTTGGTCACCGAAATGAATGAGAAAGATCTGGAAGTGGTACGGAAGCGACAAAAGGAGCACAGCAAGAAGGAACCCGAACCCAATGCGAAAGTAGCTAAAGACGCTAAAGATGTCAAGGAAGCCAAGCATGTCAAACCTTTGGTGATCAAGAAAAAGGATTTAAAACGCCATCACATTCTCGACAGTGAGAGTGACAGTGACAACAATCCATCAGAGCTCACAGCTACACCTACACGGACACTGCGAAAGAAACGCAAAGCCTACACCGAAACAGTTGTTCCTCCGAAATCATCCGACCATAAATCGAAAATCGACTCTACCAGCAACAGTGACGATAACACACCACTGAAGCAGCTAATTCCCAGTTTAGGCTCATCCTTCGTCAGATCTTCACCGCGTAAAGCGAAGCCAACGCCGTTGGTACCATCCGAACCATCACACGATTCAAAGAGTAAAGTCGATCCGCCCAGTACAAGCGATGACAGCGAACCATTGCAACAATTGGTTCCGTTAGTGAATTTAAGCAAAAAGACGAGACGATCCGATCTGTCGAAATTGTTCATTGATATGCCATTCGGTGACAGTATTGTCAAGGTGTCTTGTGACCGGTTCTCATTATTGTTCAATATCAGTCCAAAATTGCGGCTCAAGAGATGTGACAGATTGGTAACCAAGTGA